The DNA segment GTTAAATTAGATAGTGCAACATCAGGGCTTGAAGCTACAAATACAACTTATGAATTTAGTAAAAAAAGATTTGATGCAAATTTGATAAGTTACACTGAATATTTAACTGAACTTACAAAAAAACAAGATGCAAACTATCGAGTAATCTTAGCAAAAAATGATATTGAACTAAAAAAAGCCAATCTTGCTTTCGCACTTGGAATTGATTTATTAACACTTATAAAGGAATAAAATGAAAAAAATACAAATTATGATAATACTTCTAACAAATATTTTATTTGCTGATGTTTATGCAACTTATGAAGTAAAAGCATTAAATGAAGCCTCTTTAAATGTTTCTACATCTGGTATTGTTTCTAAAATAAATACAGATGTAGGAAACAAAGTAAAAAAAGGTGAAGTTTTACTTTCACTAAATGATTCAGAAGAAAAAGCGAATCTTGAAATATCAAAGAATGAATATAAATTTTTATTAACTCAATATGAAAGATATAAAAAAAGTGCAGAAGTTTTTGATAAAAATAGTTTAGATAAATTGGAATCAGAGTTAAAAAGTGCAAAAGATTTAATAACTTTAAATGAAGCAAAACTATCAAAAATGAAAATCATTGCTCCATTTTCTGGTGTAATTTCTGAAAAAAATATAGAAGTTGGTGATATGTCAAGTAATACTGAAAAAGCTTTATTAAAACTTGTTTCAAATGAAAAAAAACTTTTATTAGCATTTGATTCAAAATTCGCTCAAGATGTGAAAGTTGGAGATGAATTTTGTTTAAACTCAAAAAAAGATGATTATAAAAATTGTGTTGAAATTTACAAAATTTATCCTACATTAAATAGTGACAAAAAATTAAATGCAGAAGCTTATGGTGTAGATTTAAAAATTGGTAATTTTGGTGATGGATTAATAAAAGGAAACTAATATGTACAAATTTGCTATTTCAAGACCAATTACAACTTTTATGTTTGTATTTGCTTTGGTATTCTTTGGATATACTCAAATCCAAAAAATGCCAATTGCATTCTTACCAAATGTTGATTATCCCGTTGTTAGTGTTATAACTAATTATGACCAAGGTTCAACTGAAATTATTGAAAGTAAAATAACTGATAAAATAGAAGAAGCGATAAGTGGTATTTCTGGAATTGATATAATAAGATCAGATACTTCAAAAAATCAATCAGTTGTTATTGCTCAATTTGAGTTAAGTAAACCTGTTGAAG comes from the Aliarcobacter cibarius genome and includes:
- a CDS encoding efflux RND transporter periplasmic adaptor subunit, with the protein product MKKIQIMIILLTNILFADVYATYEVKALNEASLNVSTSGIVSKINTDVGNKVKKGEVLLSLNDSEEKANLEISKNEYKFLLTQYERYKKSAEVFDKNSLDKLESELKSAKDLITLNEAKLSKMKIIAPFSGVISEKNIEVGDMSSNTEKALLKLVSNEKKLLLAFDSKFAQDVKVGDEFCLNSKKDDYKNCVEIYKIYPTLNSDKKLNAEAYGVDLKIGNFGDGLIKGN